Within bacterium, the genomic segment ACGGTCGCCGTGTGGGTCGGTGTATCGGTTGGCGTATCGGTCGGAGTGGCCGTCGGTGTATCGGTCGGCGTGTCGGTCGGCGTAGCCGTCGGAGTATCGGTCGGCGTGTCGGTCGGCGTTTCGGTAGCCGTCGCCGTCGGGGTATCGGTACAGGGCGGGGCCCACTCGGTGAGAATGTTCTGCTGCAATGTCGGCTGAGGGCCGGGATTTCCTTTCACTTCTTCGGTGATGTCGAGAACAACAGGCGTCGTCAGGGCGTCCAGCAGGTTATTATCAACGGCGACGATGAGTGGCACGTCTTGGCCTGCCGCGCTGCCGGTGTATTCGATGTCGAATCCATCCACCAGGTCGCCGGTGATACCGACAGAATCGAATACGGTTTGCAGAATGTCGCGCAATTCCGTTTCAGTAGCGTCCCAGTCGATCGCGGTCAATGTCGTGACTGGCGTTCCTCCAGCGTACGAGAGCGCGAACTTAATATCACCGCTGGCAGGCTCCTGCAGGCCGTAGACGTTCTGAATCTCGTTCGTCGCTGGCCCGTTGTAGACAAAATTGCCGAATACCGGAGGCGTCGGCGGTGTCGAAAGATGCGGCTCACCGTTGAAGGTGATGGTGTACCCCTTATTGATATTCATATCTGCTGGGTCGGCTGGCGTAACGACAACACCCTGGCCGGAATAGTAGGCTTCAACGGCCTGCCTGACCTGCGCAGCTGTCGCGTTCCAATCGAAGGTGATCCCGCCGGTGCCTCCATCCTGGTTGACGTTCATGTATCCCCTGGACGCCGCCGGGGTAGCCTTCAAGAGCATGGAAAGCACACCGCCGCAATATGTTGGCGTTTCGGTAACTGTATCTGTCGGAGTATCCGTCGGGGTCTCGGTCGGCGTAGCCGTCGGTGTGAATGTCCGTGAATCGGTCGCCGTGTTCGTAGGGGTATTCGTCGGAGTGTTGGTCGGCGTGTCGGTCGGTGTGCTGGTCGGCGTCCAGGTCGCGGTCCCGGTCTTGGTGAACGTATTGGTGATCGTCGGCGTTTTGGTCTTTGTTGGCGTGAACGTGTTGGTGCCAGGGGTATAGGTCCAGGTGTTCGTGCGCGTGAACGTCGGTGTGATCGTGAACCGGATCACCCGGGTGCTGGTCGGTGTCCAGGTGACGGTTCCCGTCTTGGTAGGCGTCGCGGTGGCCGCGGCTTCGGAACACGACGGGAGGGCGAACACCATGAGTAGGATCGCCAGGGCGATCACTCCGCTCAAAGCCTCTGTTTTTTGGTTTTTCAGCGTTTTCATGGTATTCGCCTCCGGGTTTTGCACTACACGGCCCATCTTTTGAGCGTTCTTACCTGCCGGTGTTCGGATGTATACCCCACCAGGTGAGAGTGAAAGAACCCCTGGAAAGGGGGGTGATCCAGGGGGTCTTGAGCCTGTTGCCTACCGCTTCCTGACCCCCAGGAGCCGCAGGGCGGCGTTGACGGTCGCGCCCAGGTCGTAGGACACCATGGCGGCGCCGCCGCAGGCGATCCCTGAGAGCACCTGGCCGATGTTGTTCCCGGCGTCGAAGCCGGTCACGGTGGCCCCTGCCACGCCCAGGCCGAGCGACACCCAGGGCACCCATTTTTTCGACACCTTCGGGAAAATGCGCTTCCACGCCTCGCTGAGACCCAGGCAGACGCCGGTCAGCACAACGCCGTGCGTCGCGGGGTCGAGCTGGATGTCCAGGGGTGCCGCCGCATAGGCCATGGAGCACAGCGACAACAGGATGAAAAACAGGCTGAGTTTTCTCATGATCGAATCTCCTTTGATCTTTGTTTGGATGAACAGCGCGATCAGCTGACCGTAGACCGGGACGGCGAGCAGCACGATAGCCCCGATTAGCACGTTGAACTTGGTCTCCAGGGCCACCAGGCGGGCCACGATCTCTGTTTCGCTCATGGGTTGTAGACCGTCCGTTTCCAGGTGGTGAAGTCGGGCCAGCCGTAGGCGGCGGCCTGGTCGATGATGATGCCGCGAGCCCTGCAGAACGCTGACCGCTGCCGCGCATACTCCAGCTGCGGCGCGTTCGCCGCTACGGCTGCGTCGTATCCAGCCTTCTCGGCTGCGTCATACGCTGCCTGCTTCACGATCTCAGGAGTCTCCGCGATCCTGGAGGCGTCCAGGGCAGCCTTCGCGGCGCCTGCCACGGTTGAGGCGGCCTTCTTCGCGGCTTCCCCGGTAGCCTTCGCGGCGTCGGGAAGCAGTTTGAAAACGTCTTTCAGCAGGAAGTAGGCGCCCACCACGGCCACCACTCCCATGATCGAGAGCACAATGGTGGTGTTGGGCGTCGCCTTTCGCACCGATCCGCTGATGTCCGTTACAGGATTGCTCACTAGATTTCCCCCTCGGCAGGGCTGACAATGGTCCCTTCCCCGTCGCCACCCGACAGCATGACGCGGGCGTTCCTGAAAAGCGCATCGATCGCGCCCGACCCGATGCCGCGCCCCAGGTCGTCGGAGTTTTCCGCTGCGGCCTTGAGCATGGTGTCCTCGGCGTCCTTCTTGACCGTTCGGTAGGCCAGGTATCCAGCACCAGCGGCGATCGCCAGGACGCCGACGACGGCCACGCTGCCGATGATCAGGTTCCTGCTCATGCGAGTCCTTTCCTTTCCAGGGCTTCGGCGCTTGCCACCATGAGCCCTTCCAGCTGGTATGGGTTGTATCCGTTCTCGTTCACGGTGATCGCGGCGCACAGTTTCGGGAGGTTCTGGATCACCGAGAACTGCTGAGTGGGGCTGACGCCGAGCTGCTTGGCGAGCCGTGCCCCGTATTCACCCTTCTTCGCCCCGGGGTTGTCCGAGACCGGGGCCCACCGATCCCCGAAGGCAGCAAGCGTGTGTATCTGGTGTTTGATCTCGTAGCTGATGGCAGTCTGTGCCATGGCCCTGATCCCGTCGTTCGCGGTGGCGAAGATACAAAAGCCCTTCTCGTCGCGCCCGACCTGTCCGGACCACCCGGAACCCATGTCCCGCAGGTTCCCCGGGTTGTTGTTCCTGATGCCCCTTGGCAGCATGTTCTTCCTCGCGATCATGGCCCCGACCAGGAGGATGATCCCGACCAGGAACACCCTCACGGCGCCCACACGGGCTGCGTGTAGATGAAGTGGCCGTAAAGCTGCGCACCGGCACCGGCAAACATCGAGGCGTCCAGGTCCCAATACTCGCAGCCCAGGAGCAGCACCCAATAGATGCCGTCGGCGTTGATGGTGTCTGCTACGCCGTATTGATCCAGGACGGGCAGGAGTATCTGGCGCTCACCCTTCCACACGCGCCCGTAGAGGCTCAGCACACCGCCGGTCATTCCCTTGACCTCGATGCACATATAGACCGCCGAGAAGGCCGGAAGGTTGGGCGTGCTGCTTCCTGCAAAGTCGCCCAGGTTGAACTGCACCGCAGCCGGTGCGGCGTTAAGGTTCTGGCCGCCGGAAATGGAGCCGTCACCCCTGCAATGCAGCAGCGTTTTGTCGCCGCCGCCGTCCAGGACGCCCTGCGGGTCGGTCGAAAGGGTCGTCATGTAGACATAATCCGGGAGCTCGGTGCTGCCGCCGGGGAAGGTATGGGGATCCTCATACCACCCGAAGCCAACGATGAGCTGGATGGTATCGGGGTTTATGTCGGACGTGATCGTGAGCGAGTTGTAGGGCTTGAGGTCGCCAGCGGTGGCGCCCTTCGTGAGCGTGTGTTCCTCACCCTCGGAGTCCACGACGGTGACGACGCCCGACGCGCCAAGGCAATAGATGAAGTCGCCTTTAAGCGCCAGGTTGATTGGAACGCCTTTGTAGCCGATGTTGATGCGCCTCATGCTTTGCCCCTCCTGGTGTACCAATACACGCCGAGCACAAGGGCCGCAACGATCCCGACGGCCACGATGGAGCGAACCCATTGCTCTGAGGCTGTGGCGGTGCTCCTGGACGCGAGCTCCTGCGCACCCTTGTGCTCTGCGGCGGCCAGGTCGAACACGCTGCGCGAGGCCGACAGGTTGCTCTCCAGGGCGTCATTCGCCAGCTGCATGGACGCCGCGAGCTCGGCGGGGTTCCCGAGCACGAAGGTGTCGGGTGCCTCGGAACCGAAAGACAGGTTCACATTCGCGTCGCCGTCGCCAGCGAAAGTCGGGTTCACGCTGTTGTCGTAGGTCTGCGTAAGGGTGGAATTGTCCTCGGAGGCTACGCCCGAGACCACCCCGGCGCCCGTGATGTCGTTAAAGGGCATGGCTACCGCCTCCTGAGAAGGATTGCCGACAGCAGCGCGATCGCCAGGACGGCGACGCCTGCGACGACAACGGGGATATGCTGCTCCAGGGGGGCGGGCTGGTTCTTGTTGATCACGACACCGCTGTGCGTCACGGTGGGCGTGACCGTAGGCGTGACCGTGGTTGTCTGAGGGCTGGCGCTGGAGGAACCGAAGCCGCTGAGGTTGCTGAGGAGATTCACGGCGTCACCCCTTCCGGGACGACACCGCCGCGATCACCGTGACCACCAGGAGAACACCACCGATCCCCACAGCCCACCACACCCACACGGGGGTGGTGGTCGCCACGGGGGGGGTCGCGGTGCTGCCCGCAGGCGGCGCCAGGTTGCTCTGATTCGCGGGGGTCGTGCCGGTGGCGGGTTTCAGGGCCGGTAGTTTCTGGACGACACCGGCAGCATCGGCCTTGAGCTGTGCGCCGATGTTCTCCAGGGCCGTTGATCCGGCGTCCTTGAGCGCGTCCACGATGTCCACAATTCCCCCCTCGGTGCTCTCGTTGGCCCTGGCCGGTCAGGCTTGGGCGAACATGTACCCCAGGCTGACCTGGTAGACGGTGATCCCCTCGGCGGCGTCGGAGGTGAAGTCCAGCTCCATGTTGGTGGCCGACGGCCCGATCAGCAGGGCCTCGTCGCCGTAGCCGTGTTCCAGGAAGTCGATCACCCACATGCCGCTCTGAGGGCTGCGCAGGTTGTCCTGGCGCTGCACCATGAGGTTCTCGTCGGACGAGCGCCGCCTGATCTCGTTGTTGTTGTACCGCATCACGAAGTCCGTGAGGTTCGCGGTGGGCGGGATCAGGATCAGGGCGTCGCACATGGAGTGGAGAAGGTCGCCGTGCTTGAGCCCGGTGTTCTTGGTGATCGTGTTGACGCCGACCAGGGCATTGAAGGTGAACTTGTCGATCACCTTCAGGAGCCCGGGGCCGCCCGGGTAGGGGTCGCACACCTGCGCACGGGGCACGATCTGGAGCGAGCCCGCGCCGGGGGTGTTGTTGATGTCGAACTCCACCTGCACGGAGGCGATCCCGCGCCCCTGCGCGTCGTAGGAGCCCGCGTTCAGGGTGCTCTCGATCGCCAAGTCCTTGGAGCTCCCCGTCGTCAGCGCCAGGGCGGTCTTGTCGAAGCTCTGGATGCCGCCACGGATGCCCAGGCGCCGCTGCGGGAGGAACAGCAGGGGCGTCGTGTAGGTGTTGTACGCCGGGGTGTTGTAGAACAGGTTGATCAGGTTCAGGTCGGTCGCGCTGAGGCGCTGGATGATCATCCCGTTCGCCATGAGCCGCAGCTCCTCGATCATGGCGACGGTCAGGCCGCCGAGCAGCTGGAAGAACAGGTCCCGGAAGTCGTACCCCGGGGGCAAGGTGGTGGAGTACGTCTGCTTCGTGGTCAGGCTGTTGGCGATGTTCGTGATGGGGTTGAACCGGACATCGGTCGGGAAGTTCCTCATGGGCTCTGCTCCTTTTTCCCTGCTTTTTTCACTTCTTTTCGTGGGTATACAAATGTACGCCCGTTTCCGGGCCGGTGGAGCCTACTGGTTGCTCACCCACTTGGCGGCGGTGGAGGCGACGGGCACGTTCCACTTGGTCAACGTCCACACCACGGCCAGGGTGATCACGACGGGGATCGCGTATTTCATCGGTGCTGCTCCTTGAGGTCGTTCTGTGCTTCGGGTGGAAACGTATCACGCGAGCCCAGGGGCGACAATGAGCGGCGGTAGACTCTTGGCTATATACTCGTCAAGTGTCCGAAGGTTGATTTTCGGCGTGTCGTGGATCATGCGCATGAGTCTGATCTGCGGCAGGGTGGGCGTCACGACGCCGCGCTCCCACCTGGACACGGTTTGAGAGCTCACGCCCATGATGTACGCTAGCTGCGCCTGTGATACACGGTGCTTGAGCCTGACGGTCACAGAGTCCATGTCACACCCACATGATGAGCTTGGCGATCAGGTAGACCAGGAGCGCCAGCACGGCGATCTCGGCCAGGGCCTTCAGGAGTGTCACCACAGCGCCCCTTTCTCGATCGAGGGCACGCCGTCGTCGTTGAACCGTAGGCAGCGGTAGTATTCGCCCTTCCGCAGCTTCGATGCGTTCTTGAGCTCTGGCTGGTTCCATTCCCGCGCCAGGTCGTCGGCGTCCTCCTGGCCGATGCTGAAACAGAACAGCTGCGTGCATTGACCGCGCACGTTCGGGTCGATCATTTTGGGGCGCTGGACCAGGAAGTAGCACGAGTGGCCGTAGTGCCTCCCCCTGGTGGCGATCGCCTTCATGGTGTCCGTGTAGTGCCCTACTGTTTCGCCGGCCTCGTCCACAAAGGCCATGCAGGAGCGAGACCCCCAAAACGTGTCAAGAAAATCGCTCTGCTTGGTGGTGATATAGTCACAAGGCCACTTCTCGAAAACGGCTGTCAGGACCAGGACGCCGATCCCGGCGTCACGGTGCTGCTTGGCGAGCCGCTTCCCTAGCGTCGTCTTGCCGCACTCGGTGACACCGGTAATCAGCGTGTGCATTACTTCCCCGGCCTCATGCACTTCCGCTCCAGGGCGTTGAGGTCATTCAATAGGGTTCGCGTCCTGGCGATCGCGTCCCTGACCTGATCCGCCAGCGGCTTCTCGGCTACCGGAGGCGCCTGCTGCGCTTGCGGATTCGCGGGCGCTGGAGGCTTGCTGTTCGTCGGATTGTTGTCCACTCTCATCACCACCTTTTTGATGAAATTAAGCATGCGCCGCCTCTGGTGCAGGAGGCGTATTGATCAGGCGATCAGTCTGCGGCGGCGTTTGCTTCGCGGCCTTCTCGCGCTCTTCCCTTTCGCGCCGCTCAGCCTCTTTGCGCACCTTCCGGCGCGCCCACCAGCCGACCAGCTTTTCCTTCCAGCTTTGAATGCGCTCCTTGGTCTTGGGACGGTTGACGCGAACGGCGATATATCCACCTGTCGAGACAGCGAGCCCGAGCCACGATGGTGTGCTCGCCCACCCGTAGTGAACGAACGTGTCACCCCACACCTGGCGCAGCCGCGCCTGCTCGTCGTTGACAAACTCCTGATCGCCAACCTTAACGACGGTCGGCGGGTCATACCACCATTCTGGCCCCATGAGCGTCGTGCATCCGAGCACGATGCTGTCGATGGTCTCTTCCCCCGATTTGCGGCACCGCGCTTCGAACGCCGCCTTGGTCTCGCGGGCCTTCGCGTCGGCCTTCTCCTGGTCCGTTGTCCTGGCGATCACCGAGCGCGGGGCCGGTTTGCGCCGTCGCGCCTTCGCCTTGTCCTTCT encodes:
- a CDS encoding helix-turn-helix domain-containing protein, translating into MDSVTVRLKHRVSQAQLAYIMGVSSQTVSRWERGVVTPTLPQIRLMRMIHDTPKINLRTLDEYIAKSLPPLIVAPGLA
- a CDS encoding major capsid protein P2; translation: MRNFPTDVRFNPITNIANSLTTKQTYSTTLPPGYDFRDLFFQLLGGLTVAMIEELRLMANGMIIQRLSATDLNLINLFYNTPAYNTYTTPLLFLPQRRLGIRGGIQSFDKTALALTTGSSKDLAIESTLNAGSYDAQGRGIASVQVEFDINNTPGAGSLQIVPRAQVCDPYPGGPGLLKVIDKFTFNALVGVNTITKNTGLKHGDLLHSMCDALILIPPTANLTDFVMRYNNNEIRRRSSDENLMVQRQDNLRSPQSGMWVIDFLEHGYGDEALLIGPSATNMELDFTSDAAEGITVYQVSLGYMFAQA
- a CDS encoding structural protein, encoding MRVFLVGIILLVGAMIARKNMLPRGIRNNNPGNLRDMGSGWSGQVGRDEKGFCIFATANDGIRAMAQTAISYEIKHQIHTLAAFGDRWAPVSDNPGAKKGEYGARLAKQLGVSPTQQFSVIQNLPKLCAAITVNENGYNPYQLEGLMVASAEALERKGLA